One Amaranthus tricolor cultivar Red isolate AtriRed21 chromosome 1, ASM2621246v1, whole genome shotgun sequence DNA window includes the following coding sequences:
- the LOC130816505 gene encoding meiotic recombination protein DMC1 homolog: MMHTKKSLTGIKGLSEAKVDKICEAAEKIVNFGYMTGSDALLRRNAVIRITTGSQALDELLGGGIETSSITETFGEFRSGKTQLAHTLCVTTQLPTSMKGGNGKVAYIDTEGTFRPDRIVPIAEKFGMDAAAVLDNIIYARAYTYEHQHNLLLGLAAKMAEEPFRLLIVDSVIALFRVDFSGRGELAERQQKLAQMLSRLIKIAEEFNVAVYLTNQVISDPAGGVFVTDPKKPAGGHVLAHASTIRLMFRKGKGEQRICKVFDAPNLPEAEAISLFSFVIAYLQHLICSDCTFGMFSS, encoded by the exons ATGATGCACACAAAGAAG agTTTGACTGGAATTAAAGGATTGTCTGAGGCTAAAGTTGATAAAATATGTGAAGCAGCTGAGAAGATTGTG AATTTCGGTTACATGACTGGAAGTGATGCTCTTCTTCGA AGAAATGCTGTGATCCGCATTACTACTGGAAGCCAGGCATTAGATGAGCTATTAGGAG GTGGGATTGAAACATCGTCAATTACTGAAACATTTGGAGAATTTCG CTCTGGAAAAACTCAGCTAGCTCATACTCTATGTGTCACGACGCAG CTTCCAACTAGCATGAAAGGAGGAAATGGGAAGGTTGCCTACATCGACACGGAAGGAACATT CCGACCTGATCGTATTGTACCGATTGCTGAAAAGTTTGGCATGGATGCTGCAGCGGTCTTGGACAAT ATCATATATGCACGTGCATACACATATGAGCATCAGCACAACCTCCTCCTTGGGCTGGCAGCAAAAATGGCCGAAGAACCCTTCCGTCTACTG ATAGTAGATTCTGTGATAGCTCTATTTCGAGTGGATTTTTCTGGAAGGGGAGAGCTTGCAGAGAGACAG CAAAAACTTGCTCAGATGCTGTCCCGTTTGATAAAGATTGCTGAAGAGTTCAATGTTGCTGTCTATCTCACTAATCAAG TTATATCCGACCCAGCCGGAGGAGTTTTTGTTACGGACCCAAAGAAACCAGCAGGAGGACATGTACTTGCTCATGCATCAACAATAAGGTTAATGTTCAGGAAGGGCAAAGGTGAACAGCGTATCTGCAAGGTGTTTGATGCTCCAAATCTGCCAGAGGCTGAAGCTATATCCTTATTTTCCTTTGTCATTGCTTATCTGCAACATTTAATTTGCTCGGACTGTACTTTTGGCATGTTTTCTTCTTGA
- the LOC130816521 gene encoding NEDD8-activating enzyme E1 catalytic subunit: MHTDTDILELQNAEQTCTDVPMAESTANSRTRDLDRLLLRPGHLVGPHFRPGPELRDDIKEYASVLVVGAGGLGCELLKDLALSGFKNLQVIDMDRIEVTNLNRQFLFRLEDVGKPKAEVAAKRVMERVSGVNIIPHFCRIEDKDMDFYEDFVIIALGLDSVEARSYINAVACSFLEYDENDNPKEETIKPMVDGGTEGFKGHARVILPGVTPCFECTIWLFPPQVKFPLCTLAETPRTAAHCIEYAHLIKWDEVHSGKPFDPDDPEHMQWVYKEAVKRAELFGIPGVTYSLTQGVVKNIIPAIASTNAIISAACALETLKIASGCSKTLSNYLTYNGVEGLHMKVTEFVKDNDCLVCGPGVQVELDSSCTLQKFIELLYEHPKLHLSKASVTHQGKNLYMQAPPVLEEMTRSNLSQPLFDLMGKIPSGVVHVTGSLIKNKKVTGVRKLRVSFKGVDRMTDMDTAADV; the protein is encoded by the exons ATGCATACTGATACAGATATTCTAGAACTTCAGAACGCTGAGCAAACTTGCACTGACGTTCCCATGGCTGAATCTACCGCTAACAGTCGAACTCGAGACCTTGACAGACTTCTTTTGCGTCCTGGTCACCTTGTTGGACCCCATTTCCGACCGGGTCCGGAG TTGAGGGATGATATTAAGGAGTATGCTAGTGTTTTGGTGGTTGGAGCTGGTGGGTTAGGGTGTGAATTGTTAAAGGACTTGGCTTTATCTGGGTTTAAGAATCTTCAAGTTATTGATATGGATCGTATTGAAGTCACTAATCTCAATCGTCAGTTCTTATTCAG GCTTGAAGATGTGGGGAAGCCAAAGGCTGAGGTGGCTGCAAAACGTGTGATGGAAAGAGTTAGTGGTGTCAATATTATTCCACATTTTTGCCGGATTGAGGACAAGGATATGGATTTTTATGAAGATTTTGTCATAATTGCTCTTGGGCTGGACTCTGTTGAGGCACGCAGCTATATTAATGCAGTGGCTTGTAGTTTTCTAG AGTATGATGAGAACGACAAcccaaaagaagaaactattaaGCCTATGGTTGATGGTGGGACTGAAGGTTTTAAGGGTCATGCTAGAGTGATCCTTCCAGGAGTGACACCTTGTTTTGAATGTACCATCTGGCTTTTTCCTCCTCAAGTCAAGTTCCCATTATGCACTCTTGCAGAGACACCTAGAACTGCTGCACATTGTATAGAATATGCCCATCTAATAAAATGGGATGAG GTTCATAGTGGCAAACCTTTTGATCCCGATGATCCAGAGCATATGCAATGGGTCTATAAAGAG gCTGTTAAGCGTGCTGAGCTTTTTGGCATTCCTGGCGTCACATATTCTCTGACTCAG GGAGTTGTAAAAAATATCATACCAGCTATTGCTTCAACTAATGCTATCATATCTGCTGCTTGCGCACTAGAAACTCTGAAGATTGCATCTGGATGCAGTAAAACATTGTCCAATTATTTGAC GTATAATGGTGTTGAAGGTCTACACATGAAAGTGACAGAGTTTGTGAAGGATAATGACTGTCTTGTTTGTGGTCCTGGAGTCCAAGTTGAGTTGGATTCTTCTTGCACTCTCCAAAAG TTCATTGAATTACTGTATGAGCATCCAAAGCTGCACCTGTCAAAAGCGAGTGTGACACACCAAGGAAAGAATTTGTACATGCAGGCACCTCCAGTGCTCGAAGAGATGACTCGATCAAATCTCTCCCAACCATTGTTTGATTTGATGGGTAAAATCCCTAGCGGTGTTGTGCATGTCACGGGTTCATTGATCAAGAATAAGAAAGTAACCGGTGTTAGAAAGCTGCGTGTTTCCTTCAAGGGAGTGGACAGGATGACTGATATGGATACTGCTGCTGATGTATAG